In Oncorhynchus nerka isolate Pitt River linkage group LG21, Oner_Uvic_2.0, whole genome shotgun sequence, the genomic window aggctgcctgtctaaacgcagccttaGGATCCTCATTAGAATATAATGGGAAACTCTGGGCTTAGCACTAGCTTTGAACAAATCTCCCATTGTCATCCATACAAGATTTGTATGATAAGAGCTCTGCGAACAACTCAATTAAGGATTCATCACATGATAAGCAATTTGCAAGGTGATACTTGTTATGAGGCGATTCCACgataacagaatgatgctgagatTCAGATATTTCACTTTACAATGTAAAAACCAAAGATTAAAGTTATTCAAACCATTCAACTTTATGCACAAGGGCTAgttttaacaatttccacaaaacacatttacttgagtgcagatgcaaagtttggtaacggAATAACAGTGTCTTAATCTTTGCAatcagtgggggggggggttggcatacattttaaagtgaaaaatctgaaaATCACGGCATTGTTCTGTTACCGTGGAATTGCCCTGTGTGGAATGCACTGGTGCTTCTGTAAATGTTTGAAATTGTGATGAAACAGATATTTTACATTTTAATGCTCCGCTAATGATACACACAAGTATTGTGATGGACTGTTTCTCAAAATCAAGTATTGTAATAGAACACTAAATCATAAGCTTGATGTAAGATGAATTAAGATGTATTTCTATAGATCTAAAAACAGTATTATTTCCTCCATGGTGTATTCTGTCTGTGTTGAAATTAAAAcgatcaaatatattttttaaactttctCTTAATTACTGTCACATTTTGCCATCCCATATCCTGTTTTGTACGACACTTATGAAGAAATGCAATGTTTCAACCGAAAACATCCTCTGCCTTTGAAGTCATGAAAATCCACAGATTCTTTGGAGAGCACATAGTTACCGTGGATCCCAACTTAAAATCAAGTTAAACATTCCTAAATAGCAGCATAATGATAATACATGATTTAAAGCTCTGCTACTCACAAATTGTTGTTGATAGCAATGTAACAGATGTATGTATTAAAGGTCCAAATGGAGACTTATCACAGGAGCACTGGCAAGTTCTGATATTTGAACTACTCAAGAATATAACCCAAAAATTAATCAGAATGGGACACCGAACTCAAAACCAAGCAAGTAAACATTTTAATGACCTAAACATGCACATATGGCTGATATTTTAGAATAATATCATTGAATGGTCAAAATATACATTGAGGGAATGTCAAAAGTGTATGAAAATACAACAAGGTGTACATGGTCAGATATACAATTCCCTTTGAGCTCATTTCTCTGATGTGAGTAGAACGGGTACCGGTATGTAACGCTGAGAAACGTACAGTAAGCTACGTTTTTCAGACGATTGTAGTGCTGCTTGAGGCTTGATAAATATAATGGCTTTTCTAATGTCAAAGCACAGGGAAGTTTAGTACTCGCATACTGTGATCTGCATTTCAAAGAAAGTGCATCAAACGTTTCGTACATATCTATTGTCCTTGGTGATTGGGGCCATTACCAGTTGAAAGTACTGCATCTATCTACATACACCAGAgttattatatacagtatgacTGACGGCAAGAAGACAGATCTTGCCTTTATATTTCtaggttttatatatatatacatatacagttgtagtcagaagtttacatacacttaggttggagtcattaaaactagtttttcaaccactccacaaatgtcttgttaacaaactataattctggcaagtcggttaggacatctactttgtgcatgacacaagtaatttttccaacaattgtttacagattatttcacttataattcactgtatcacatttccagtgggtcagaagtttacatacactaagttgactgtgcctttaaacagcttgtccagaaaatgatgtcatggctttagaatcttctgataggctaattcaaatcatttgagtcaattggaggtgtacctgtggatgtatttcaaggcctaccatcaaactcagtgcctctttgcttgatatcatgggaaaatcaaaagaaatcagccaagaccccagaaaaaaaattgtagacctccacaagtctgcttcatTCTTGGGgacaatttccaaaagcctgaagataccacgttcatctataaaacaattgtacgcaagtattaacaccatgggaccacgcagcagtcatacctctcaggaaggagacacattctgtctcctggagatgaatggactttggtgcgaaaagtgcaaatcaatcccagaacaacagcaaagcaaagggccttgtgaagatgctggaggaaacaggtgcaaaagtatctaaatccacagtaaaacgagtcctatatcgacataacaggaaaggccactcagcaaggaagaagccactgcttcaaaaccgccataaaaaaagcaatactacggtttgcaactgcatattggaacaaagatagtactttttcGATAAAtatcctctgatctgatgaaacaaaaatataactggtttgccataatgaccatcgttaggtttggaggaaaaagggggaggcttgcaagccgaagaacaccatcccaactgtgaagcacgggggttgcagcatcatgttgtgggggtgctttgctgcaggagggactggtgcacttcacaaaataaatggcatcatgaggcaggaacatTGTGTGgttattttgaagcaacatctcaagacatcagtcaggaagttaaagcttggtcgcaaatgggtcttcaaaatagacaatgaccccaagcagggtagcctagtggttagagcgttggactagcaaccgaaaggttgcaagttcaaatccccgagctgacaagttacaactctgtcgttctgcccctgaacaggcagttaacccactgttcctaggccgtcattgaaaataagaatttgttcttaactgacttgcctagtaaaataaaggtaaaataaaaaattaaatacttccaaagttgtggcaaaatggcttaaggacaacaaagtcaaggtattggagtggccatcacaaagccctgacctcaatcctataaaaaaaattgtgggcagaactgaagaaaaaaaagtgtgcgagcaaggcctacaaacctgactcagttacaacagctctgtcaggaggaacgggccaaaattcacccaatttattgtaggaagcttgtggaaggctaccttaAAATGTTAGacccaatttaaaggcaatgctaccaaatactaattgagtgtatgtaaacttctgacccagtgggaatgtgatgaaagaaataaaagctgaaataaatcattctctcgacTATTACTCTGacaattcacattcttaaaataaagtggtgatcctaactgacctaggacaGGAAATGTTTACTGGGAttatatgtcaggaattgtgaaaaactgagtttaaatatatttggctacggtgtatgtaaacttcagacttcaactgcgtgtgtgtatatatattacataCCCATACAGATAGACAATCGCATCGCAATGCCATTCAGCATTTTGTCAATTGATATTTTAAAGCCAAATTAATTGTGAAGACTTGGGGAAAGGAATCGTTGAACCGACTGCATAtcatacaaaaacaaaacaattacaatatcCTGTATAAAAGATACTCTATATACATGACCAGGTATGTACGAATGCTCACATTGGatacatattgtacattttgtaTGCATGTTTACTctaatgcacagacacacacacattgaaatgAAATGTCTATTTGGCTGCACTTGACAGTCTGTTTACTGATCACAATCGCCCTCTCCCTCAGTACTCTCTTGGCAGATTTTCTCTTGGTCTGTCCATTAGTCCATTGAGGGGCTACTCCGACATTTTGGGGCAATTCTGTTTCACTCTCCATGTTTCTGGGATGTATCAGATTTAGGTTGGGGGTGATACCGCCCCTTTGTCCCCTCCCCTAGTCTCAGTCGCTGCTCCATTGCTTTTGCCGTTGACGTTCACCTTGCGGGCGTTGCTCCCCGACTTGGAGGCTAGAGGGAGCCGTTGAGTACCGTTGGGTCCTGTGGTACCGCTGGGGCTCTGAAGGGTAGAGGGTTGGCCTCGGAGGGCAGGGCTGGGCAGGGTGGAGGCTCTGGGGACCTGACCAGCCGGGCTCAGGGCCTTGTCGCTGTGGGAGTCGCTCTCAGAGGTGGGGCTTGTGTTGACACCGTCGGAGTGGGCCTGGGCGGCACCTTGGGACAGCCTCCGACGCTTCCGGGTGGGCTTGACACAGTACTGCAGGGGGAGGGGGCCATTCTGCAAAGAGTcacagagagaagatgagaacTCTCCAGACACGTGAAAGATCACTCAGATCCTAGGACCTAGCAACGTAGATGTTTAGTGAAGTTGAGATTAGCGTTGGAAGTGACAACTGAAGCTTGGTCAGTGTTGTTGTTATAGCCAGTGTGTCAGTTGGCACTTACACGTCGCCAAGAATACATGTAGGCAATATCCATCAGCGTGTAGTAGTCCTTTAAGGGCTCATCAGCGTAGAGCACTTCAATCTGTCAGGGTAGAGATCATTATTACACATTAATCGCACACAAGTCCAAGAAGGGGGGATAGTAGGGCCAGTCCACCTACGCGAAAGCATGCATGATCTACTGTATAGGAATGCAGCTTGTCACTCAAATACAGTATTGAGACAAAGTGGTTGTTGGTGTATACTGTGGCTTTCTATGGAGTTGTGAGGCGATGCTGTGCAGCCTGTAGCAATTACCCGTAAGGTGTTCGGAATGTCCATCTTGCTACGCAGGAACTTGGCTAAGTGCAGGACTGTCATGGCTGCCGGGCATTGCAGGAAGCGTTTGCTGTTGGTCTGAAAATGAAGAGAACAGTACGTGTGGTTAGAACAGATTTATAACTAGAGGGTAAGGGCATGACAATAATATGAAATGTTAGAAAAatgtggtcctgtatggctcagttggtagagcatggcgcttgcaatgtatgcacgcatgacagTCGCTTTTAAAAGCGTATGCTAAATGGCATTTCTTATCATTTAGAGAGTGTGGATGACAAATTGACATTAGCGTTTGCATGTATATTGGGTTAGCATTTTATGGTTGAATCACTCACATTGTCTCCTTCTGTATCCACAGGTTGTGTGTCACTTCTATAAGCAAATGGAAAAACAGCATGGGTTAAGATGAGCATATCTTTCTTTTACCCAGCTTCCTGTTAAAACGTACTTGCACATAGAGATACAGCCCTATTGtaacacatttagtctgttctataCTATAAAATATTAAGAGATCACACATTCTAGAACTTACTTGATCTTCtcatggaactgaatggagagACTGATGATTTCATCTTCTGCAATAATAGTCGGCTCCTCCACCACTTCTCCTGGCTCCAGGTGTTGGTTTTCCTGGTTTGTGTAGAAGTCCCGCCTTCGTTTCATCTCATCTGAtgtaaacaaaacaataaagttaTTAGAGTGAAAAAGACATTGGCACGTGTCCGCTTTTAATTATTAAAGGGGGCAACTTTTCATGGGCAAAGTCTCAAACAGGCTTATTATACTGTAATTATCACTAAATATGCTCGTTGTAAAATACTGAAATgtacactgaacacaaatatatatgcaacatgtaaagtgttggtcccatttttcttgagctgaaataaaatatcaaaaattttccatacgcacaaaaaacacacttctctcaaattttgtgcaaacatttgtttatatccctgttagtgagcatttctcctttgccaagataatctatccacctaacaggtgcggcatatcaagaagcagatgaaacagcatgaccattacacaggtgcaccttgtgctggggggcaATAAAAAAGccacaacacaattccacagcaggaatgtccaacagagctgttgccaaagagttgaatgttaatttctctaccataagccaccttgtacgttgttttagagaatttggcattacATCTAACAGATAACAACCTCTCACCTTCGGTcgtttgaaaatgaaataatctaaaaaatatatatatatttttgtaaacaagtcttaaagttggttgcaatttcagtttaatccaccagaaaagactaagcaaatattacaaaaaatattatggttaaaccattgcacatggtttatgaactgatgcACAAAATGACCTACGAAAGTTTAATAAAAATGATTATACACAATTCTAGCAACCAATAGTAtgagatatatatacacatacagtacaagattggacacacctactcattccaggatttttctttatttgtactattttctacattgtaggataatagtgaagacatcaaaactatgaaataacacacatggaatcatgtagtaaccaaaagtgtttaaaaaaatcacaatatatttgatatttgaaattcttcaaagtagccaccttttgccttgatgacagcaatatatatatataaaaaaaatggtgtattggaaatgatgcagacaattagtGATAGAAGCCACAATATATCTTCAATATTAAAACTGATCTACCCCATAAAAAAAGGCcttacaaccacagaccatgagtaaccacgccagcccaagacCTTCATATCGGACTTCTTCATCCTCTGAGGGGTaggggggtgctgaggagtatttctggcTTTAATAAAGCGCTTTTTGGGGGAAAAAAGTCATTCGGATTGGCTCTGCGTGGCTCCCccgtgggtgggcctatgccctcccaggcccacccatggctgtgcccctgcccagtcatgtgaaatccatagatgagggcctaataaatgtatttaaattgaccgacttccttctatgaactgtaactcggtaaaATCTTTAACAtagttgcgttttatatttttgttcagtatttgtaTAGAAAACCCACCCCCTTACTCAAGAGATATGGTCTTACCTTTGAATAATCCAGGCACCAACTTGTATACAATGTCCTGTAGAGTCTTGTCTGACCTGAGAAAGGATATGCAAATGATAAAACCACTTACTTAAGATAAGAGCATGTTGGTTGCACTTATAGATGCATAATAACATAGGTACTCCGAGAGAGACgtgtgcgcgcgcacacacacgcaatgTGACTAACCTGATGCTGAGCTGTGGACACGTCTTGTGTACTTGCACATCACATCTGGGGCAGAACTTGTTGGTTTCCAGGAAGGCAACAATGCACGTCTTGCAGACTGGATTAAGAAGACAGACTTAATGCTGGTGATTTACTGTATGACTTTTTATGAAAAGAAAATGCATTTCTACGTCAGTTTATAGGCCATATACTCTAGCCCATgtactaataatgttattattggTTCATATTCATTTAGAATAATGCAGTGGACTTAGGAATCTTACATGAGTGCAAGCACTCCACAATGGTTGTGGCATCGATGAAGTAGCCCACACACAGTGGGCATATCAGGTTAGGATTCAGCTCTGTGATTTTTAGCCGACTGGGTTGCATTTTATCCATCTGGAAGGATctgcaaaaaataaaataaaaaaaaacatcaaatAATTACTTAGATGATTTACTGGGTAGCAAGATTTGAACCACTAAAGTACATGACACATTTAGTGACCTTTTCTGCTGTTGTGATTTGTTTTCCAACACAGGGCCTATACATACAAAATGTGTACTGACATATTGATGTGGTCCACTGACATTGTCTATAATAATATGGATCACGTGTTTTTGTTAGAAGCATGGCTACTAGTATATGACTATTTATTTTGTAATTATTTCCAGCCtgattgttttttaaaatttatttccCATCCATCAATGTAACAAAATACGTTTGGAACTGCTCTAGTCTAGACCCGACTACCCCAGTGGGGCCTGTGCACGGGGAGGCACGTACCCCAAACCCCGAGAAGACCCACAATGAGCCCCTCCTATACCAGTGGGTTCTTATGCATTATAGACATTCTTTATAAAAACTATGTAAAGACAGACGAAAAATACGCTTAGATGGAGAGTGGAAAACAAAGCAGCCATCTTAAATTCAGTGACAGGACTGGATATGAGAAACGAACAAGAGAGAATCCAAACATAACACCGAGTACCTCCGTTTGTGTGTTGATGTACCTGTGCATCGCGATATGCGAATAAAAACAATTGATGCCTTTGCTTCCTACCTGATTTGACATGAAAAACACCCGTACCTCCCGACGTGGATACAGGTAAATTATTTTGAGTTGGTTAACGTTAGATCTTGCAGCAGCGCCAGAAAATGGCTTTTTTTTCCCCCACATAGTCAGAGGACCGCCCATTATGGTCACGTGATATTATTTTCAGTCCCTGCCGCTTGCCATATACATTGTATTTGCAACattttacaaaaaaataaaaaatacaactcTGGCGGATAAGTCACTAAAACACCCTCCCCTCTATACATTAACCACGTTTGTTTATGAAGGAGTCATTGCATTCATTTTCTACTTTGACAACCATTTCTAGACGGAAAACCACGCCCCCCTAGACAATGCTCCCCTAGAGACAATCCTGAAGTTTTTACTACAGaacattgatatatatatatattggattTATTGTAGGATTTTGCGGGTCAACTTGACTGTAAAACGTGCAAGATTTGTAGCATAGGCCTACACATGAAATGTATGCCTTTTCTGCTTCATCACCATTCAGTATGAATGACACATTTACTCTATGAGAAATCCTGATATCTGATCCACAGCATTACTTTTGCCATTAGCAGCTTTTACAAATACAGAGATTTACTGATTTTCACACCAAAATGTACCGACTACAGTACGCGCGCTTCTACTCTCTGCCTCTTGGGGGCGCACTTCGCTTTGCGACGTTCAGTCTAGACGCCATCTTGAGGAGACCCCAAAACTGGTGACAACAATCTCAGGCGCATCATAATGGGATTACTAACCTCTAAATAAAATCACCTCAAACCGTTGTGGGTAGCAGACGTCACCAGAAAGGAGA contains:
- the LOC115103549 gene encoding polycomb complex protein BMI-1-like, giving the protein MDKMQPSRLKITELNPNLICPLCVGYFIDATTIVECLHSFCKTCIVAFLETNKFCPRCDVQVHKTCPQLSIRSDKTLQDIVYKLVPGLFKDEMKRRRDFYTNQENQHLEPGEVVEEPTIIAEDEIISLSIQFHEKIKSDTQPVDTEGDNTNSKRFLQCPAAMTVLHLAKFLRSKMDIPNTLRIEVLYADEPLKDYYTLMDIAYMYSWRRNGPLPLQYCVKPTRKRRRLSQGAAQAHSDGVNTSPTSESDSHSDKALSPAGQVPRASTLPSPALRGQPSTLQSPSGTTGPNGTQRLPLASKSGSNARKVNVNGKSNGAATETRGGDKGAVSPPT